tatacataatacatgtttaataTCGGATTgacaattaaatcaaaataaattaaaaaaataaatagatcagACCATAGAAGTAATATGTACTTAAGTGActctaaattgtattaattgacgcaattttaatacaatatattatacacttctatgtaaatttttacatttacatttccattttaaatttagagcgaagcgataaatgtattgattttacaaagaTGTATTTTCTTGTGCATGTAAAAGTACATTATACACGataaatagttgaaaaatactttgattttcCTCTAAGAAGGGGATTTTTTGatagaaaattgaatctagtttGTACTTCAAAAAGatctaagttaaaaaaatactcgtatattgtataataaataaacaaaaattaaaaaatacaatttagagtaggtatgaaatatgtaattatgtaaaaaaaaaaggaatatgTAATTCTATTAAGGAACTCCTCTGTAttacaaatgtttttgtttctcATACAATTTCGTTGTATGGAAGTTTGAAGTttcactgtataataataacctacattacataatattatattaaagtttttaaaggtGTAACATAAGCTCCATATTCAGCctctaaaatatcaaattgttatgttttttactGTAGTAAGTCTAAATGCCTTTATAAGTAAGTtggaaaaattttattttacccaaGTACAAGCTTGATTAATGATTACTATACTTACTTAGAATATTTTACTCTGCCAAGGGTGAACTTAATATCTAAGGATTCTAGTATgacacacaatattttattttttctaaacacaatttaaattgcTATATATTTTCCATGTTCAgactcatttattaattattactacattttttcatcatACAATTATAGGGACTCAATTTGTATGTACTGATGGATTCTTACTGCTCATTACaataacagttattttattatatatcattggaTAATAATGTAGAATTGCaatcaaaattagaaaaaaatatgtcagaGTAAATATTCtacttgaaataattattttcaactccaatttattctatatttaaaaaccaaaataatataattactgaaaatatattttgattattaaattaactgttgtataattttttaaacaaaatctcAAAAGTTATAgagtacttaaaaatttaaaactaataagatatattttagaaacacacatgaattataaataaataaatttaaaaaaaagttaatatgaaaatgtatgggaataaaaaaacaattattttaatatgtgtaaCATATATCTTATGAAAACAAGATTAATAATCTATTGAAAAAGtaatctaattaatttaaattacaataaatatcctTCTTGGGTTCTAAAAtgttatcttaaattataaagtttatttgacagttataaaaatgatgggcatcataacaattacaatgagtctataattattatgagttcaattaaaataatacagaggtaattttaattatattaatacagatataaatcttaatcataaaatcaactttaataaggtttttttttaatataaatatgtataattcaactacttatttcaaaaaaaaaataaataaataataataataaagtttataattaatttataagttaagtatagttatgtattataattattatgatgaagGCGATTGGTCCTTATCTTTTTTGTCATCATTCTCAACACATGAAGATGAAGGTCCAAGTTCCAAAAGGCCTAGTTTCtcctataacaaatatttaaaacaacagAATTTTTGTGAATCAGACAGTGCTTCTGTaaccttatattttaaaaatataatttataatttctgcTACATAGAGGTGctagtaaatttattgttccctaatattcagaataaaaaaataaacataatttataactttatatgtaGGTCAAGTGACTGTTTAAAAGGGTAAAGTTCCACTGTAGTACTAACTTATGTCACCTTGGTTTGGtgcaactataattattatactcgagtatattatattgttacacttttttttctttaataataataatctttgcattatataaatcaaaataaattatcattataattttaatattatgacaccAAAATACGATCTAAacagttaatttttgtttttactaagGGTTTATAAgactaatattttgttcaatttgATCTaacatattctatataatttataacagtatttaatttcattgtattaagatttatattttttaatataacaagtatgagttttaaaacaaattattgatttaaattatttatgtacataacatgttaaaaataaaaatattaggatAAAAATGTACTCTATACACAGagtataaaatctaattactttaactttataatctaaaagattttaaattatattaaacttgacTAAATGTTAAGTTAAAGAAACTgaacttttcaaaaattattatttaatatattaatgtatatatttaatactaggaATTAATCTTACCATTTCTGCAAATTCATAGTAATTTCTAAATTTGGCTTCAGGGTTTTCGGCATAATTAACTCTTGCCAATTCATCGCAGAccttcattatatttaatgcatcTTTAGTTGTAAGCATGTTATTCTTTTCCAAGTCATgatattttgaacaaatatgTTTCATATAAGAAGTCATACCCATTTGTAGTATTTCTctacataaatttaacaaattaagtcaattattttgtataatattgcaaattatgatattaatatatacgttcTAATAGCACCACGTCCTCCATAATAGTCATGAGATACTATAGAACAAATATCACATGAATCAATGCATTCCATTTTTTCATCTCCAAAATAATCAGCTATTAATCTGTGTCTACACCTGTtttgatagaaaaaatattgaaataaattaaattatgtacaattttaggTACCAATTATTTGTCATACTTTAAGCCTTCACAATAATCTTTCATATAACGAGAATGAAGAAACACAAGGAAACTTTTTGctgttttttgtattaattcaatagtatCGGCTGGATTCATTGCGGCAGCCAACATAGCTTCATTTTCTggattatagtataatgttgATCGCTTTGTTAAGTAAATTCGACACCGTGCTGGATGGCCATCTTTTCCAGCTTGACCTGATTCATGATAATATGCCGAAATACTAGACGGCATTCCCCAATGTACGACCAATCTTATATTTGGTTTATTAATTTCCATTCCAGAAGTACTAGTTACGGCAAGAACTTGATAATATCCATTCATAAAAGAGTCTTTAACAGCATTACGATCAGTTTCCTCTAGtcctgtttaaaataaaaactatgttgaatatttaatttaaatttaatatgtttaatacatttaccaGCATGATAAGCAGCAATCAAAATACCATAAGATTTCAGTTCTTTAACTAATTGTTCAGTAACCTGTCGCgtcttacaaaatattaatccagAAGGTTTACCTGAGTTTGACTAAAAgacaatatgttaatataaatacatgtattttattatgaataaaatactcaCAGCACGGTATACATCTTTTCCATTTAAATATCTGTCaagaaattttgttaaatgagGAACTGAAATTCCAATGATATCGTCCATAGctacatcataaaaaatattccgtCTGTAGGATGGTATTGAAAACCTGAAGTTATTTGTAGGATcatcttttatatataaaaccctCCTCAAGAAATCAATAacctagttataatataatatatattatttaaaaaaattttaataggttccattaataataattaatattttattatctacgtCAACACCAGCTATAGCTGTAACCACAATCCATGGAATGTCCTTGCATTCTTTTCTAAGTTTGCCAAGTGCataatactcattatttttttgaccaTAAATCCATTGGCTTTCACAATATGTTTCGTCGACTACAATATATGATAGTTTCTTAAATTGTATCAAATAAGACAAAAATAGCTGAAAAAAGaatacaatcaataatataaatgattcagtatagtattataatgacCGACTTTGAAGTCCAACGTAGGTACTTGATCAGGTGTTACATAAAGAAAGTTACAATGTGTGGCTTTTTCAGATTGTAATTCTCCATATATACGTGTTTTTTCATTAGGAGTAGTTAACGTAGAAATAACTTC
This genomic stretch from Rhopalosiphum maidis isolate BTI-1 chromosome 3, ASM367621v3, whole genome shotgun sequence harbors:
- the LOC113557898 gene encoding ATP-dependent DNA helicase Q5-like; translated protein: MDNKTLLKFLRHYFDHSDFKNETQKKAILTILRRNADVFVSFPSGYGRTMCYQLPSLIYWNKMTIVIIPHDTRIMDQVNKLRRLKIHAEVISTLTTPNEKTRIYGELQSEKATHCNFLYVTPDQVPTLDFKLFLSYLIQFKKLSYIVVDETYCESQWIYGQKNNEYYALGKLRKECKDIPWIVVTAIAGVDVIDFLRRVLYIKDDPTNNFRFSIPSYRRNIFYDVAMDDIIGISVPHLTKFLDRYLNGKDVYRASNSGKPSGLIFCKTRQVTEQLVKELKSYGILIAAYHAGLEETDRNAVKDSFMNGYYQVLAVTSTSGMEINKPNIRLVVHWGMPSSISAYYHESGQAGKDGHPARCRIYLTKRSTLYYNPENEAMLAAAMNPADTIELIQKTAKSFLVFLHSRYMKDYCEGLKCRHRLIADYFGDEKMECIDSCDICSIVSHDYYGGRGAIRTEILQMGMTSYMKHICSKYHDLEKNNMLTTKDALNIMKVCDELARVNYAENPEAKFRNYYEFAEMEKLGLLELGPSSSCVENDDKKDKDQSPSS